From Edaphobacter lichenicola, one genomic window encodes:
- a CDS encoding NHL repeat-containing protein, whose protein sequence is MKNAVFVAYSNHYPPISPSLFSLRVLLSLAVLAVAGVANSQTAHLVHGVTLVTGGQQGYLGVDANGNLYTVSNSAIGLKQSIRQLPYSETPIGSGLSDARGVVVDNSGNVYIADFGNNRVVKVPLTASGYGTQTTVGTGLNAPRGIAVDMSGNVYIADSANRVLKETLSGGTYAQSTIGSGFSATYGLAVDNSGNVYIVDAGSSTVYKETPSGSNYTQTTVGTGLSDPLAVAVDQSGNLYIADFGNNRILMETLNAGAYTQSVVLTSVTTPTIAVDGNGNIFASDISGNPSLSIQPGGVDFFRTSTGSSSLKGTLTFSFDSAGSVGGSSVFTKGEAGQDFADAGTGTCTTNGSSKLYSAGDTCTVDVVFSPKYTGNRVGATVLTDASGKRIATAYLYGQGVGPQITFLPDKVTTLLTRTSPILSLDVDDSGNLYLADTGNHQILEEKPTGSSYAETGVDSGLFNSFSVAVDGGGSVYFPDPGTNQVFKETPSGSGFIQTVVPVMNAYRGTAYVAVDPSGNVYISLSNGGSIVKETLSGETYTESAVATIGNIAAMSVDSVGNVYLTDQDTGSVVKETLSAGGYTQSTVALAATTSAVAVDGTGPSTSRTRTKAFSKKVLRPPDTRRASS, encoded by the coding sequence ATGAAGAATGCCGTCTTTGTAGCTTATTCGAACCACTATCCCCCTATCTCCCCGTCGCTCTTTTCTCTAAGAGTGTTGCTCAGCCTCGCGGTCTTGGCTGTGGCGGGTGTCGCGAACTCGCAGACCGCACACCTGGTGCACGGAGTCACGCTGGTCACGGGAGGGCAGCAGGGCTACCTGGGGGTCGATGCGAATGGAAACCTTTACACAGTGAGTAATAGCGCCATTGGTTTGAAGCAGAGCATCCGGCAACTTCCGTATTCCGAGACGCCGATAGGCAGTGGCCTTAGCGACGCGCGGGGCGTCGTAGTGGACAACAGCGGCAACGTCTACATCGCTGATTTCGGCAATAACCGCGTCGTCAAGGTGCCCCTGACAGCAAGTGGATATGGAACGCAAACCACCGTTGGGACTGGGCTAAACGCACCTCGGGGTATCGCTGTCGATATGAGCGGCAATGTCTACATCGCGGACTCCGCCAACCGCGTCTTAAAAGAGACTCTCTCCGGCGGGACGTATGCACAGAGCACCATCGGCAGTGGCTTCTCCGCGACATACGGCCTGGCTGTCGATAACAGCGGGAATGTCTACATCGTTGATGCGGGGAGCAGCACTGTCTATAAAGAAACGCCTTCGGGGAGCAACTACACGCAGACGACTGTCGGCACAGGATTGAGCGACCCACTCGCGGTTGCGGTAGATCAGAGCGGAAACCTGTACATCGCCGATTTTGGCAACAATCGCATCCTCATGGAGACACTCAACGCCGGTGCCTATACCCAGAGTGTAGTCCTGACTTCCGTAACGACACCCACCATCGCGGTCGATGGCAACGGCAACATATTTGCCTCGGACATATCCGGCAACCCTTCCCTCAGCATTCAACCTGGGGGTGTCGATTTCTTTCGAACTTCGACCGGAAGCTCCAGCCTCAAGGGCACGCTGACGTTTAGCTTTGACAGCGCCGGCAGCGTCGGCGGCTCGTCGGTATTCACCAAAGGCGAGGCAGGACAGGACTTCGCAGATGCGGGCACAGGCACCTGCACCACCAACGGAAGCAGCAAGCTCTACTCCGCTGGCGATACCTGTACGGTCGACGTGGTCTTCTCGCCAAAATACACAGGCAATCGAGTAGGAGCAACGGTACTGACCGATGCATCCGGGAAGCGCATCGCGACCGCGTATCTCTATGGCCAGGGAGTCGGGCCGCAGATCACCTTTTTGCCCGACAAGGTCACTACCCTGCTGACGCGCACCAGTCCCATCTTGAGTCTCGATGTAGATGACAGCGGTAACCTTTACCTCGCTGACACCGGCAATCATCAGATATTGGAGGAAAAGCCGACGGGCAGCAGCTACGCGGAGACAGGCGTGGACAGCGGCCTGTTCAACTCCTTTTCCGTGGCGGTCGATGGCGGCGGAAGCGTCTACTTTCCCGATCCGGGCACCAACCAGGTTTTCAAGGAGACTCCTTCCGGCAGTGGATTTATACAGACCGTCGTTCCGGTCATGAACGCCTATCGGGGGACCGCATACGTTGCAGTGGATCCAAGTGGAAACGTCTATATCTCCCTCTCAAACGGCGGAAGCATAGTCAAAGAAACGCTCTCGGGAGAGACGTATACAGAGAGCGCAGTAGCCACGATTGGCAATATTGCGGCAATGTCCGTAGATAGCGTCGGCAATGTCTATCTCACCGATCAGGACACAGGCAGCGTTGTGAAGGAGACACTCTCCGCCGGCGGCTATACCCAGAGCACTGTCGCACTTGCCGCCACGACCTCTGCGGTTGCCGTTGACGGCACCGGGCCGTCTACATCGCGGACCAGAACAAAGGCATTCTCAAAGAAAGTCCTACGGCCACCGGATACGCGGAGAGCGTCCTCTTGA
- a CDS encoding choice-of-anchor D domain-containing protein, with translation MSKPQGDFFTAVALDGQGNLYIASATGLVEKIDLADPPSLSFASTAVGATSSDSPQAVTVSNIGTAPLTFPVSATGNNPSISSGFVLGSSGSGACALLTPTSTTPGTLAASSACSIAVSFSPIAVGLDTGSIQLTDDSLNGVPNPTQTIPLTGTGTGVGAPQAVLSPTSLSFGDVTTGSTSASQSITLSNPGTSALTLTGLSVTGTNTTKFAQTNTCGTSLAAGASCVITVTFSPDVAGGYSASISIADNASGSPQIASLTGTGVAPAAPQAVLSPTSLAFGNTITGTTSATQGITLSNPGTAALTIAGITVIGSNATKFAQTNNCGGSLAAGSACTITVSFSPDVVGAYSASISVADNASGSPQTAALTGTGVAPASPQAVLSPTSLSFPNTTVGSSASALVAQLSNPGNASLAITGITIAGTGASAFTLTTTCGTSLAASATCSISVVFTPSSSTTYAAFVSVADNASGSPHTAQLSGSGVAALVPDFSITATNSPQTIARGASGQYTIALAPANGSFPSAINLSISGLPTGVTGTFSPASVTPNGNAASSTLTVAVSNSFAATSSSPFRRFDRSRVGEGGAAIAFAVLLMPWFKRKRIRPLALQVLLAVMLVGGIIV, from the coding sequence TTGAGCAAGCCTCAAGGCGACTTCTTCACCGCCGTTGCACTTGATGGGCAGGGAAATCTCTACATCGCCTCCGCCACGGGTCTGGTAGAAAAAATCGACCTCGCCGACCCGCCAAGCCTGAGCTTCGCATCGACAGCAGTAGGCGCAACCAGCAGCGACAGCCCACAGGCAGTCACCGTGTCAAATATCGGCACAGCGCCCCTCACCTTCCCAGTCTCTGCTACCGGGAATAACCCCAGCATCTCTTCAGGCTTCGTCCTGGGCAGCAGTGGAAGCGGCGCCTGCGCCCTTCTGACGCCGACCTCTACCACTCCGGGGACATTGGCAGCAAGCAGCGCCTGCAGCATTGCAGTCAGCTTCAGTCCAATAGCAGTAGGTCTCGACACGGGGTCGATCCAGCTAACAGACGATTCACTGAATGGTGTCCCAAATCCAACACAAACGATTCCACTGACGGGAACTGGGACAGGGGTTGGCGCGCCGCAAGCGGTACTTAGTCCAACAAGCCTTAGCTTCGGCGATGTAACTACCGGTTCTACAAGTGCCTCGCAGTCGATCACCCTCTCGAACCCTGGTACGAGCGCATTGACATTGACGGGCCTCAGCGTCACTGGCACGAACACTACCAAGTTTGCCCAGACCAACACCTGTGGCACATCGCTGGCAGCAGGCGCAAGTTGCGTCATCACGGTTACCTTTTCTCCCGATGTAGCTGGCGGGTACTCAGCGTCGATCTCGATTGCGGACAATGCTAGTGGATCCCCCCAGATCGCCTCATTGACCGGCACGGGCGTTGCGCCCGCTGCGCCGCAGGCGGTTCTGAGTCCGACCAGCCTTGCATTTGGCAACACAATCACGGGCACGACAAGTGCTACGCAAGGGATCACACTCTCAAATCCCGGAACCGCGGCGCTTACTATCGCCGGTATCACCGTGATCGGATCGAATGCGACGAAGTTTGCTCAGACGAATAACTGCGGAGGTTCGTTGGCCGCGGGCTCGGCCTGCACCATCACGGTGTCGTTTTCGCCGGACGTCGTGGGTGCCTACTCCGCCTCCATCTCGGTTGCGGACAACGCCAGTGGTTCTCCTCAAACTGCTGCGCTCACCGGTACCGGAGTAGCACCCGCAAGCCCGCAGGCGGTTCTGAGTCCCACCAGCCTATCTTTCCCCAACACGACCGTCGGCTCTTCCGCGTCGGCGTTGGTCGCGCAACTCTCCAATCCTGGCAACGCAAGCTTGGCGATCACCGGGATCACCATCGCGGGCACCGGTGCAAGCGCGTTCACGCTCACAACCACCTGCGGCACTTCCCTAGCGGCCAGTGCAACATGCAGTATCTCTGTGGTGTTTACACCATCTTCAAGCACCACCTATGCGGCGTTCGTCTCAGTGGCGGACAACGCCTCCGGCTCTCCTCACACCGCTCAGCTCTCGGGCTCCGGCGTCGCTGCCCTTGTCCCCGACTTTTCAATTACTGCTACGAACAGTCCACAGACCATCGCTCGCGGAGCCTCGGGCCAATACACCATCGCACTGGCACCCGCAAATGGTTCGTTTCCAAGTGCGATCAATCTTTCGATCTCTGGACTGCCAACTGGTGTTACGGGCACCTTCTCCCCGGCGTCGGTCACACCGAACGGCAATGCAGCCAGTTCGACGCTAACAGTGGCTGTTTCCAATAGCTTCGCGGCAACCTCATCAAGTCCGTTTCGCAGATTCGACAGATCGAGAGTCGGTGAAGGCGGCGCTGCGATAGCCTTTGCGGTGCTTCTTATGCCCTGGTTCAAAAGAAAGCGCATACGCCCTCTCGCACTCCAAGTCCTTTTGGCCGTCATGCTCGTCGGTGGAATCATTGTTTGA